The following are from one region of the Etheostoma spectabile isolate EspeVRDwgs_2016 chromosome 2, UIUC_Espe_1.0, whole genome shotgun sequence genome:
- the LOC116704624 gene encoding uncharacterized protein LOC116704624 isoform X2 produces the protein MGATWISWRTTTAVIITILQIRALISVKTTAVTGVEGQRFDFRCDYRNDLQSNAKYFCYDNDDKVSTNPLVRTAKHDQCKRNERFSLYDNHNEAFFTVTVDKLTLEDSGTYRCGVLITSLPDEISFIKLNVTTVTGSPIFPKDVTVDKLHLPLFVTAVMCITAMLFICMFTLGLLLAVKHQRPGPRQNRETSSDYETMMPVDTTEPEHRCSFSAPDCADISALPAPPPDLCSHFTSKHRESTVTLGLGEYVDVDGPKHICQYQHLDLSQLEEHVYHSLHGNHDPKDVPLGVKEQINSYTVEG, from the exons ATGGGAGCGACATGGATCTCATGGAGAACGACTACAGCTGTCATCATTACTATACTACAAATCCGAG CTCTGATCAGTGTCAAAACCACAGCTGTTACCGGTGTGGAAGGCCAGAGATTTGACTTCAGATGTGACTATAGAAATGACCTGCAGAGCAATGCTAAGTACTTCTGCTATGATAATGATGACAAGGTGTCCACCAACCCCCTGGTAAGGACAGCGAAACATGACCAGTGTAAGAGAAATGAACGTTTCTCTCTGTACGACAACCACAACGAAGCCTTCTTTACTGTCACTGTGGACAAACTCACCTTGGAGGACAGCGGGACGTACCGGTGTGGGGTGCTCATTACATCCCTCCCTGATGAAATCAGTTTCATAAAACTGAATGTTACCACAG taaCTGGATCCCCCATATTTCCAAAGGATGTCACAGTGGACA AGCTCCACCTGCCGCTGTTCGTGACTGCAGTGATGTGTATCAcagcaatgctgtttatatgtatgtttacaCTTGGTCTTCTGCTGGCTGTTAAACACCAAAGACCTGGCCCACGCCAGAATAGAGAG ACATCTTCTGACTACGAGACAATGATGCCTGTTGACACAACTGAACCTGAACACCGCTGCAGCTTTTCGGCTCCAGACTGTGCTGATATCTCAGCTTTACCTGCACCACCACCTGACCTCTGCTCCCACTTCACATCAAAGCATCGGGAGTCTACTGTCACTCTCGGCCTCGGTGAATATGTTGATGTGGATGGACCAAAGCACATCTGCCAGTACCAGCATCTGGATCTCAGCCAGTTGGAGGAGCATGTCTATCACAGCCTTCATGGGAACCATGATCCTAAAGATGTACCTCTGGGAGTCAAAGAGCAGATTAACAGTTATACTGTTGAAGGATAG
- the LOC116704624 gene encoding CMRF35-like molecule 8 isoform X1: MGATWISWRTTTAVIITILQIRALISVKTTAVTGVEGQRFDFRCDYRNDLQSNAKYFCYDNDDKVSTNPLVRTAKHDQCKRNERFSLYDNHNEAFFTVTVDKLTLEDSGTYRCGVLITSLPDEISFIKLNVTTAAKPRENLLQHITGSPIFPKDVTVDKLHLPLFVTAVMCITAMLFICMFTLGLLLAVKHQRPGPRQNRETSSDYETMMPVDTTEPEHRCSFSAPDCADISALPAPPPDLCSHFTSKHRESTVTLGLGEYVDVDGPKHICQYQHLDLSQLEEHVYHSLHGNHDPKDVPLGVKEQINSYTVEG, from the exons ATGGGAGCGACATGGATCTCATGGAGAACGACTACAGCTGTCATCATTACTATACTACAAATCCGAG CTCTGATCAGTGTCAAAACCACAGCTGTTACCGGTGTGGAAGGCCAGAGATTTGACTTCAGATGTGACTATAGAAATGACCTGCAGAGCAATGCTAAGTACTTCTGCTATGATAATGATGACAAGGTGTCCACCAACCCCCTGGTAAGGACAGCGAAACATGACCAGTGTAAGAGAAATGAACGTTTCTCTCTGTACGACAACCACAACGAAGCCTTCTTTACTGTCACTGTGGACAAACTCACCTTGGAGGACAGCGGGACGTACCGGTGTGGGGTGCTCATTACATCCCTCCCTGATGAAATCAGTTTCATAAAACTGAATGTTACCACAG CAGCAAAGCCTCGAGAAAATCTATTGCAACACA taaCTGGATCCCCCATATTTCCAAAGGATGTCACAGTGGACA AGCTCCACCTGCCGCTGTTCGTGACTGCAGTGATGTGTATCAcagcaatgctgtttatatgtatgtttacaCTTGGTCTTCTGCTGGCTGTTAAACACCAAAGACCTGGCCCACGCCAGAATAGAGAG ACATCTTCTGACTACGAGACAATGATGCCTGTTGACACAACTGAACCTGAACACCGCTGCAGCTTTTCGGCTCCAGACTGTGCTGATATCTCAGCTTTACCTGCACCACCACCTGACCTCTGCTCCCACTTCACATCAAAGCATCGGGAGTCTACTGTCACTCTCGGCCTCGGTGAATATGTTGATGTGGATGGACCAAAGCACATCTGCCAGTACCAGCATCTGGATCTCAGCCAGTTGGAGGAGCATGTCTATCACAGCCTTCATGGGAACCATGATCCTAAAGATGTACCTCTGGGAGTCAAAGAGCAGATTAACAGTTATACTGTTGAAGGATAG